Genomic DNA from Parambassis ranga chromosome 5, fParRan2.1, whole genome shotgun sequence:
aacaacaaagagcagtgtgtgtgtgtgtgtgtgtgtgtgtgcacccacagctccccctgctgcaTGTGGGAGGAGTTAACACTTTGTTGTTTCTCTTTTGTTCTGCAAATAGtttgatatttttcttttactttcttttttcttatttgtatCAATtcaagtcagtgtgtgtcagtgtcagtgtgtgtcagtgtgtgtcagtgtcagtgtgtgtcagtgtgtgtctgtgtgtgtgtctttctgtccctGGAGGCTGGCTCTTCTCAGCTGGTGTCTCCTGTTTATGTGGACGTCCTGGTGTCCTGGAGCTTCTGTTGTGTGTAGCATGTAGCAGGGTTAGCATGTAGCAGGGTTAGCATGTAGCAGGGTTAGCATGCTGCAGCGTCCTCCATGCTGGGTTCTGAGGTCACACGTGATTTTTGGGCCTTGTCTTTGTTGTTCAGATCACAGAGCGGAGACGGTCCGGCCTGGACAGGacgtccctcttcagtgtcagGGTCCTGGCGGGGAAGCGGTCACTCTGCTGGAGTGGAGCCGGTCCGACCTCAAGGAGGACGGCTACGTCTTCTTCTACAGGAACAGCCGCTCGTATGAAAACTACCAGCACTCGTCTTTCAGAGGACGGGTGCAGCTCAGAGACCTGTCCATGAAGGACGGGGATGTGTCTGTGGTCCTCCAGAACGCCAACCTCAACGACAGCGGCGTGTACGAGTGCAGAGTCATCAGCAGCATGGAGAGCGGAGGCCGCAGTCAGGTCAGCTGTTCGGTCCATGTGACGGTGATGGAGACCACAACAGTGACGTCAACAGTGACGTCTTCAGGTGAGACAGGAGGTGAGACAGGAGGTGAGGTTAGCATGAGAGCATTCATGTCTGACAGCTGTCTCTACTCGGCAGGTCTCCAAGAGAAGGACGGCAGAGACAAGGGGACAAACGGGGACACAagtcttcttgttgttgttgtagttcctgttgtgttgcttgttgttgttgttgttgtttgtgttgttgtttgtgttgtgtgtgtcagaagaCACAGCAGGTCACCAAAGTACAACCTGTCAGCTGAGACGGAGAAGGCCTGATCCTGCTGAGCGTCCTCGTGGTCTCATTTCATCAGGTGTAGGTGTCTCCAGCTGCAGTCATGGagggatgctgtgtgtgtctgctccatGTTGTGTTGGATGGTGTGAACATCTTCGTTATTTCACAGTCTGAACTTTAATCTGACAGATTATTCCAAGCtgctgcagccaatcagctctCTGCTTCAAATTCACAACTGCAAGATGTGATGTCACCAAACAGGAAGCTCCTGATCACAGCAGCCTAGCTGTTCGCTGGGAGCAGCGTGATGCATTAAGCTCTTACTGCAGGGTCACCGCACATTAACCCTTCATGTTCCTCTAGGACCCTTTGTGTTCTTGCACTTTATCTTCATGTTGTgatttattagtattattagtgtaattgctgtgtttaattgttttttattgtttcaaataaagacacatttacacactgagcctccctctgctcctctgtggactcactgtgtgtgtgttggtccaGGCTCAGAtaatgatgtcacacagtgacaatgacatcactgacacAGAACCTGTGAACACACAGCGAGCTGTCATCAGAGAGAGACTGAaggtcacacagcagagctgctgtctgtgagtgtgtgtgtgtgtgtctgtgtgtgtgtgggtgtgtctgtctgtgtgtgggtgtgtctgtctctgtgtgtgtctgtctgtgtgtgtgtgtctactttcACTTTCAGCTGACTGGAAAAGGACACTGAGGACATGAGTGTGatgtctgttgttgttctgaTGGTGCcatgctgccacctgctggctgtgTGATCACTGCACTCCTCTGAATCCTCCACCTGATGAATGGAGCCCACAGATCAGTCTGGTCCTGAGCTGAGACAGGAGGGGGACACACAGCTTGTCAGTGGCTGAAcgtctgtcctcctgtgtccTCCGGCTGCTGCTCGTCTCTTCCTGCCTGCGGCTGTTAGTCATAAAGTTTCCATGTTGATCTGTGATCtgcagccagcaggtggcagcagagagcCATGAGACAGCCTGAGGGTGTGagtcctctgtgctgctgacagtCCTGAGAGCCGAAGCCATCACACAGCGTCACAGCGGACTGCAccaaccagagacacacaagagacacaAAGGTCCAAGACACAAAACAGCTTCCAGGAGACAGACGCTGTCTGCAAAGAGGGACGACTGAGGACGACTaggaagagacaaacagagcaACAAGTGTCTGCAGAGACACTGAATAACTTCATGTCCccttgtgatgtcatcagaggatGCTGTCGTCCCCGTCATGTGACCGCACGCTGTCTACCTGTGTCTACCCGAAGCAGGCAGAGGCTGCTGGCTGTCTGCccagagtctgtctgtgtctgtgtgtgtgtctgtgtgtgttcctgcttcCATGGAAAACACGCCCACACAGGTTGAGGAAGGAATAAagagcagaaacacagagagagacgcaCAGACGGACGAGCAGACGAATGGACGGCGTGCAGACGGAGCGGAGACAAGATGAACGGtgagtttcaaaataagacgataagtgtgtgtgtcctttcagaTTAAGAGCCAGAGTGTTAGGAGGCCGTACATGGACATGAGCTGTGTACTGAGACACCAGCAGCGTCTCTACTGAAACACGAGGACACAAACATGTTTCAGCTGTTCTAAAAGATCTGAAGAGAACCGAGACAGAGGCGGACAAACCTCAGAGGACAGCCACCATGACACCAAGAAGGACCGATAAGAGACATAAAAGTAGACAAACTACACAACAGAGACGGGATCTGACTTCAAAGGGacaaaaaagagacacacaactacacaaaaGAGCCACAAATGTCTCCAAAGAGACAGAACATACCTTCAGagacataaaacaacacaagagacACAAAAGAGAGACAGATTACTTTAAGAGACACAGATGTGCAGCGAttccacctgagactccacctgagactccacctgagactccagctgagacACCAGCTGTGACTCCAGCtgtgactccacctgagactccagctgagactcCACCTAAGACTCCAGCTGTGACTCCAgctgagactccacctgaga
This window encodes:
- the LOC114436587 gene encoding nectin-4-like is translated as MQPFLLCVVFLHLSLLSALDDHRAETVRPGQDVPLQCQGPGGEAVTLLEWSRSDLKEDGYVFFYRNSRSYENYQHSSFRGRVQLRDLSMKDGDVSVVLQNANLNDSGVYECRVISSMESGGRSQVSCSVHVTVMETTTVTSTVTSSGLQEKDGRDKGTNGDTSLLVVVVVPVVLLVVVVVVCVVVCVVCVRRHSRSPKYNLSAETEKA